From Haloarcula sp. CBA1127, a single genomic window includes:
- a CDS encoding DUF5658 family protein → MVAEGDVFTTDRTVLIGTIDGWCSALLDELAAVERELWLVVAVTLIVDVWLTHIGLQHGLHEGNPVMRAAIETFGIAVLGLTKIGVLGLAGLTRQLLNDQRGVVVPLGLALPWVAAVVINAALLVSL, encoded by the coding sequence GTGGTTGCGGAGGGTGACGTGTTCACAACGGACCGAACGGTCCTGATAGGGACCATCGACGGGTGGTGTAGCGCCCTGCTCGACGAACTTGCGGCCGTCGAGCGAGAACTATGGCTTGTCGTCGCCGTGACGCTCATTGTCGACGTGTGGCTGACACACATCGGCCTCCAGCACGGCCTACACGAGGGAAACCCCGTGATGCGGGCCGCGATAGAGACGTTTGGAATTGCCGTTCTCGGCCTGACGAAGATCGGCGTTCTCGGGCTGGCGGGGCTGACCCGCCAGCTACTGAACGACCAACGTGGTGTCGTCGTGCCGCTCGGGCTAGCGCTTCCGTGGGTGGCGGCCGTCGTGATCAACGCGGCCCTCTTGGTTAGCCTGTAG
- a CDS encoding universal stress protein, translating into MTILVAIANDSVSPAVIDTAVRLADGLDEELYVVHLVDENTADGTAMQLRDEMRDRFRDATVVATVAIEHVGRSAMRSGTRIGNELLELAADVDVQHIVMGHEPKGLAGRLREGDAAVAVIDAADVPVTIVPEGPGDA; encoded by the coding sequence ATGACCATTCTTGTGGCTATCGCCAACGATTCGGTCTCGCCGGCAGTCATTGACACGGCAGTTCGACTCGCCGACGGACTCGACGAGGAACTGTACGTCGTCCATCTCGTCGACGAGAACACCGCTGATGGCACGGCCATGCAACTCCGGGACGAGATGCGCGACCGGTTCCGTGACGCCACCGTCGTGGCGACGGTCGCGATTGAACACGTCGGACGGTCTGCGATGCGCTCTGGCACGCGGATCGGCAACGAACTGCTCGAACTCGCGGCTGACGTGGATGTTCAGCACATCGTCATGGGCCACGAGCCGAAGGGGCTGGCCGGCAGACTCCGGGAGGGTGACGCCGCAGTCGCCGTCATCGACGCCGCTGACGTGCCCGTTACTATCGTCCCGGAAGGTCCCGGCGACGCGTGA
- a CDS encoding RIO1 family regulatory kinase/ATPase, with the protein MAFRRLLRGTVPWEQLEGVVRAVIERYDEPAAHVAFLEADNWLSTPLVVNDQWFVKVITGQNSLVHTLLTAGRNIGAFSSGTEGFFEHFGTPYEMAEHELAATQRMREIGVNAPEPIEAFKYDGMGVLVLEYIPDFEPLDNLPAETVERHSPTVFDFLHRMHEDGLAHGDFRCENVLVAHDDLYFIDATCVREDAISDARAYDLACALGALEPLIGAPAAVSAAAQHYDTSELLAAEEFLDFVNIRPDHDFAAAEIRGAVEKHA; encoded by the coding sequence ATGGCGTTCCGGCGACTCCTCCGCGGGACGGTCCCCTGGGAGCAACTCGAAGGCGTGGTACGGGCGGTAATAGAGCGGTACGACGAGCCCGCGGCCCACGTGGCGTTTCTGGAGGCGGACAACTGGCTTTCGACCCCGCTGGTCGTCAACGACCAATGGTTCGTGAAAGTCATCACGGGGCAGAACTCGCTGGTTCACACACTGTTGACCGCCGGCCGCAATATCGGCGCGTTCTCGTCGGGGACCGAGGGCTTTTTCGAGCACTTCGGGACGCCCTACGAGATGGCGGAACACGAACTGGCGGCGACCCAGCGGATGCGGGAGATCGGCGTCAACGCTCCCGAGCCCATCGAGGCATTCAAGTACGACGGGATGGGGGTTCTGGTGCTTGAGTACATCCCCGACTTCGAGCCGCTGGACAACCTCCCGGCCGAAACCGTCGAGCGACACAGCCCAACGGTGTTTGACTTCCTCCACCGGATGCACGAGGACGGCCTGGCCCACGGCGATTTCCGCTGTGAGAACGTGCTCGTGGCCCACGACGACCTGTACTTCATCGATGCTACGTGCGTCCGAGAGGATGCCATCAGTGACGCTCGTGCCTATGATCTTGCGTGTGCGCTTGGCGCGCTGGAGCCGCTCATCGGTGCACCGGCTGCTGTCTCCGCCGCCGCACAGCATTACGATACGTCTGAATTGTTGGCTGCGGAGGAGTTCCTTGATTTCGTCAACATCCGCCCGGACCACGACTTCGCCGCCGCCGAAATCCGCGGTGCCGTCGAAAAACACGCGTAG
- a CDS encoding Glu/Leu/Phe/Val dehydrogenase — MSPEVNPFESLQEQIDDASDYLEYSTDVLERLKHPERVLETNLSVEMDDGSVEVFRAYRSQFNGDRGPYKGGIRYHPQVTRDEVKALSGWMVYKCAAVNIPYGGGKGGIEIDPRQYSASEIERITRSFAKELRLIIGEDRDIPAPDVNTGQREMNWIKDTYETLENTTEPGVITGKAPESGGSAGRVEATGRSVMLTAREAFDYLGKDMADATVAVQGYGNAGSVAAKLIEDLGANIVAVSDSSGAVYNPDGLDARDAKAFKSETGSLTGYEGATEELTNEELLTMDVDLLVPAALENAIDGDLAQDVQADIVVEAANGPLTPNADDVLTERDVAVFPDILANAGGVTVSYFEWVQNRQRFYWSEERVNNELETIITNAFDDLVETYEETGAPNFRTAMYVVAIQRVVAAAEEGGIWP, encoded by the coding sequence ATGTCGCCTGAGGTAAACCCCTTTGAGAGTTTACAGGAGCAGATCGACGACGCGTCGGACTATCTCGAATATTCGACCGACGTGCTCGAACGGCTGAAACACCCCGAGCGAGTGCTGGAGACGAATCTCTCCGTGGAGATGGACGACGGCTCCGTTGAGGTGTTTCGTGCCTACCGGTCACAGTTCAACGGTGACAGGGGACCGTACAAGGGCGGGATCCGGTATCATCCACAGGTCACACGCGATGAGGTCAAGGCGCTGTCTGGCTGGATGGTGTACAAGTGTGCTGCGGTCAACATCCCCTACGGCGGCGGGAAAGGCGGCATCGAAATCGACCCGCGCCAGTACTCGGCCAGCGAAATCGAGCGGATAACGCGGTCGTTTGCGAAAGAACTCCGGCTAATCATTGGCGAGGACCGGGACATCCCCGCACCCGATGTCAACACCGGCCAGCGGGAGATGAACTGGATCAAAGACACGTATGAGACACTGGAGAACACCACCGAACCCGGCGTCATCACCGGCAAGGCACCCGAGTCGGGCGGAAGCGCGGGCCGCGTCGAAGCGACCGGCCGGTCCGTGATGCTCACGGCCCGTGAGGCGTTCGACTATCTCGGGAAGGACATGGCGGACGCGACGGTGGCCGTGCAGGGCTATGGCAACGCCGGCTCCGTGGCGGCGAAGCTCATCGAGGATCTGGGCGCGAACATCGTCGCCGTATCGGACTCCTCGGGAGCTGTCTACAACCCCGACGGGCTCGACGCACGCGACGCGAAGGCGTTCAAGAGCGAGACCGGGTCGCTAACCGGCTACGAGGGTGCGACGGAGGAACTGACGAACGAAGAGCTGCTGACGATGGATGTGGACCTCCTCGTCCCGGCGGCGCTCGAAAACGCTATCGACGGCGACCTCGCACAGGACGTGCAGGCCGACATCGTCGTGGAGGCGGCGAACGGCCCGCTAACGCCGAACGCGGACGACGTCCTCACCGAGCGAGACGTGGCTGTGTTCCCCGACATCCTCGCCAACGCCGGCGGCGTCACGGTGTCGTACTTCGAGTGGGTCCAGAACCGCCAGCGCTTCTACTGGTCCGAGGAGCGTGTGAACAACGAACTGGAGACCATCATCACGAACGCGTTTGACGACCTCGTCGAGACCTACGAGGAGACCGGCGCGCCGAACTTCCGGACCGCGATGTACGTCGTCGCCATCCAGCGCGTCGTCGCTGCGGCCGAGGAAGGCGGCATCTGGCCCTGA
- a CDS encoding acyl-CoA dehydrogenase family protein, translated as MEFDVPGEHRMIRDSVREFCENEIQPIAQEIEDEHRFPAEVFEELGELDVMGVPISEEWGGLGGDTLMYALVAEELGRVSGSIGLSYVAHTSLGAKPIELFGTDAQKKRWLTPLAAGEQLGGWALTEPGSGSDASDMDTMAERDGGEYVINGTKQFITNASVAGSVLVKAVTDSEAGYDGISTFIVAPEDDGWAVTTEWEKMGLNASPTCELQFDDCRIPADRLLGEEGDGWAQTLKTLNGGRISIAALSTGLAQGAFEAAKSYATEREQFDRPISKFDAVRDKIVEMDRKIERARLLTHKAATMYDQGEDVTRLSSLAKLDASEICREVAEDAVQVLGGYGYTTDFAPQRFYRDAKLMEIGEGTSEIQRMVLGRELGL; from the coding sequence ATGGAGTTCGACGTTCCCGGCGAACACCGGATGATACGGGATTCGGTCCGCGAGTTCTGCGAGAACGAGATTCAGCCGATAGCCCAGGAGATCGAGGACGAGCACCGCTTCCCGGCGGAGGTATTCGAGGAACTCGGCGAGCTGGACGTGATGGGGGTGCCGATCAGCGAGGAGTGGGGCGGGCTGGGCGGCGATACGCTGATGTATGCGCTCGTCGCCGAGGAACTCGGGCGCGTTTCCGGAAGCATCGGGCTCTCATACGTGGCCCATACTTCGCTCGGGGCCAAGCCGATAGAGCTGTTCGGCACGGACGCCCAGAAAAAGCGCTGGCTCACACCGCTCGCCGCCGGCGAGCAACTCGGCGGCTGGGCACTTACAGAGCCGGGCAGCGGGAGCGACGCCAGCGATATGGACACGATGGCCGAGCGGGACGGCGGCGAGTACGTCATCAACGGCACCAAGCAGTTCATCACGAACGCCTCCGTCGCCGGATCAGTGCTGGTCAAGGCTGTCACCGACTCCGAAGCCGGATACGACGGTATCTCGACGTTCATCGTCGCCCCCGAAGACGACGGCTGGGCGGTGACGACTGAGTGGGAGAAGATGGGGCTGAACGCCTCACCGACCTGCGAACTCCAGTTCGACGACTGCCGGATTCCGGCGGACCGACTACTCGGCGAGGAAGGCGACGGCTGGGCGCAGACGCTGAAGACGCTCAACGGGGGCCGCATATCCATTGCCGCGCTCTCGACTGGGCTCGCACAGGGGGCGTTCGAGGCCGCAAAATCCTACGCCACCGAACGCGAGCAGTTCGACCGCCCCATCTCGAAGTTCGACGCCGTCCGGGACAAAATCGTCGAGATGGACCGCAAAATCGAGCGTGCTCGCCTGCTGACTCACAAGGCGGCGACAATGTACGATCAGGGCGAAGACGTGACGCGGCTCTCCTCGCTTGCGAAGCTCGATGCCAGCGAAATCTGTCGCGAGGTCGCCGAAGACGCCGTTCAGGTGCTTGGCGGCTACGGGTACACAACGGATTTCGCCCCGCAGCGGTTCTACCGGGACGCGAAGCTCATGGAAATCGGCGAGGGAACGAGTGAGATACAGCGGATGGTGCTCGGCCGGGAACTGGGCCTGTGA
- a CDS encoding SRPBCC family protein, translated as MDIYERQVRVEAPLAEVWKFHATGDGLVALTPDWMNIRIEAERGPDGEPNPDELTAGSVVESSIKPFGVPPRQQWVSNIVAREEGEGEAMFRDVMAEGPFPHWEHTHTFRALSDRETLVHDHVEFELPGGPLGQALGPFGCLGMEPMFRYRHRQTKELLEG; from the coding sequence ATGGACATTTACGAGCGTCAGGTTCGCGTCGAAGCCCCGCTAGCAGAAGTCTGGAAATTCCACGCGACAGGCGACGGGCTGGTCGCACTGACCCCCGACTGGATGAACATCCGCATCGAGGCGGAGCGGGGACCGGATGGCGAGCCGAACCCCGACGAACTGACCGCCGGATCAGTCGTCGAATCCTCGATCAAGCCCTTTGGCGTGCCGCCGCGGCAGCAGTGGGTCTCGAACATCGTTGCCCGAGAAGAAGGCGAGGGCGAAGCGATGTTCCGTGACGTAATGGCGGAAGGGCCGTTTCCCCACTGGGAGCATACGCACACCTTCCGGGCGCTGAGCGACAGGGAGACGCTCGTCCACGACCACGTCGAGTTCGAACTGCCCGGCGGACCGCTCGGCCAAGCGCTCGGGCCCTTCGGCTGTCTCGGAATGGAACCGATGTTCCGGTATCGCCATCGGCAGACGAAGGAACTACTCGAAGGGTAG
- a CDS encoding metal-dependent hydrolase has protein sequence MPSLVVHYAFVGLLAATLLGAAFDKRSLLLSILVVTFPDIDAFIGLYWQAGHRAATTNLVIPAVLALLIAMDLYVRDESYIEGRWGAYGVRVSWFCVVVYAVGHVLLDLITGGANLFWPLYDQFYQLSGHLELSSQRGIVQTFVELPEPRAQTAGSTGTGGSGGSTTQSMGNSSEVQMSTGVDPNPGQSEPENVDRVFPIARSGWELVVLVVGTLATSARLVIGHDLPEE, from the coding sequence ATGCCTTCGCTGGTGGTTCACTACGCCTTCGTTGGGTTACTCGCTGCAACGCTGCTGGGTGCTGCATTTGATAAGCGGTCGCTCCTCCTGTCGATACTCGTCGTCACATTCCCCGACATAGACGCGTTCATCGGGCTCTACTGGCAGGCCGGCCATCGGGCTGCGACGACGAACCTCGTCATCCCGGCGGTACTGGCACTCCTTATCGCGATGGACCTGTACGTGCGCGACGAATCGTATATCGAGGGCCGCTGGGGGGCCTACGGTGTTCGTGTCAGCTGGTTCTGTGTCGTGGTGTACGCGGTGGGTCACGTCCTTTTGGACCTGATTACGGGCGGCGCGAACCTCTTCTGGCCGCTGTACGACCAGTTCTATCAGCTCAGTGGCCACCTAGAGCTGTCGAGCCAGCGCGGTATCGTCCAGACGTTTGTCGAGCTACCCGAGCCGCGCGCTCAGACAGCCGGTAGCACCGGTACGGGCGGGAGCGGTGGCTCGACCACGCAGTCGATGGGCAACTCCAGCGAGGTACAGATGAGTACGGGCGTCGATCCCAATCCGGGACAGTCGGAGCCAGAAAACGTCGACCGCGTGTTCCCCATCGCCCGGAGCGGCTGGGAACTGGTCGTTCTCGTCGTTGGGACGCTCGCTACCAGCGCTCGCCTCGTCATCGGCCACGACCTCCCGGAGGAGTGA
- a CDS encoding DMT family transporter, with amino-acid sequence MDVTEPRIDPRIGLVVAVLAVSTSAILVRWTDAAASVAAFYRVLLTTALLAPLALGRHRSAFGRLARRDVLAAGATGVALAVHFAAWFESLAWTSVAASVTLVQCQPLFVAIGAWALLDERVTRGTTAGILVAIGGIIVMSVGELLGSGTIGQRPLYGNALALVGGVMAAGYVLAGRSLRQRFPLIPYVTVVYGVAAVCLLGFVVASGHPVTGYPPREWALFFAMAVGPGVFGHTVLNWALAHVESSMVSVSLLGEPVGSALLALLLLAEIPGPSTVAGGAVVLVGIGVVARSRSVGAAPAD; translated from the coding sequence GTGGACGTGACCGAGCCGCGAATCGACCCGCGAATCGGGCTGGTCGTCGCTGTCCTCGCGGTCAGTACGAGCGCGATTCTCGTCCGCTGGACCGACGCTGCGGCGTCGGTAGCGGCGTTCTACCGTGTCCTGTTGACGACCGCGCTGTTGGCCCCGCTGGCGCTGGGTCGGCATCGGTCGGCGTTCGGGCGACTCGCCCGACGGGACGTACTGGCGGCCGGGGCGACGGGCGTCGCGCTCGCAGTGCACTTCGCCGCGTGGTTCGAGAGCCTGGCGTGGACGAGCGTCGCGGCGTCGGTCACGCTGGTTCAGTGCCAGCCACTGTTCGTCGCCATCGGCGCGTGGGCGCTGCTGGACGAGCGTGTCACGCGCGGCACGACGGCGGGCATTCTGGTCGCTATCGGCGGTATCATCGTGATGTCTGTCGGCGAACTGCTCGGGAGCGGGACCATCGGCCAGCGTCCGCTGTACGGTAACGCCTTGGCCCTCGTCGGCGGTGTCATGGCCGCCGGCTACGTGCTTGCCGGGCGCTCGCTCCGCCAGCGGTTCCCGCTCATTCCCTACGTAACCGTTGTCTACGGCGTCGCCGCCGTATGCCTCCTCGGCTTCGTCGTCGCGTCGGGCCACCCCGTGACAGGCTACCCGCCCCGGGAGTGGGCACTGTTCTTCGCGATGGCTGTTGGCCCCGGCGTGTTCGGCCACACCGTCCTCAACTGGGCGCTGGCACACGTCGAATCCAGCATGGTTAGCGTCTCATTGCTCGGTGAACCGGTCGGGAGCGCGCTGCTGGCGCTGCTGTTGCTCGCGGAGATACCCGGTCCGTCGACCGTCGCCGGCGGAGCCGTCGTGCTCGTCGGTATCGGCGTTGTTGCCAGAAGCCGGTCGGTCGGAGCAGCGCCAGCGGACTGA
- a CDS encoding RtcB family protein: MVLELTGEHTTARVMVDDESLVESGCREQIETLIDHPAFTEPVRIMPDTHWGAGAPIGFTMPLSERVVPNIVGVDVGCGMAATNLGPELPLEDAERERRVREAVPMGRSVHDYDDAVHFVEEFPFERANRIFEQFDTAYAERFGEHIDPVEFDFDGYDGEYFESLCDRVLADQRQGMGYIIKSAGTLGGGNHFVEFGQARESGDYWLVIHSGSRYLGKSVAEYWQSTATDRRTIGEIRDQIPEEYVEYLKFDPDTVESRDLYAWVTGGMGESYIRKDRLRRELDGKEIENAFDALGQVQDAIHSSDDEDRNTDLDWLEGREAHGYLVDMLFAQQYARWNRELMSDAVCDALGVDPVDRFQSIHNYIDFRDLTIRKGATPARDGQRLLVPFNMADGSIIARGKGNDEYHQTAPHGAGRVMSRRRAHSVVDMDEFAEAMDGIYSESVIKGVRDEAPMAYKDADAILSAIQPTAKVVEYVDAVHNLKATE, translated from the coding sequence ATGGTACTCGAACTGACGGGCGAACACACCACAGCACGGGTGATGGTCGACGACGAATCGCTCGTCGAGAGCGGGTGTCGGGAGCAGATCGAGACGCTCATCGACCATCCGGCGTTTACTGAGCCGGTTCGAATCATGCCGGACACGCACTGGGGGGCCGGCGCACCTATCGGCTTCACGATGCCGCTGAGCGAGCGTGTCGTGCCGAACATCGTCGGCGTCGACGTGGGATGTGGGATGGCCGCGACAAATCTCGGACCGGAACTCCCACTAGAAGACGCCGAGCGCGAGCGACGCGTCCGCGAGGCGGTCCCGATGGGCCGGTCGGTCCACGACTACGACGACGCGGTCCACTTCGTCGAGGAGTTCCCGTTCGAGCGGGCCAACCGCATCTTCGAGCAGTTCGACACAGCCTATGCCGAGCGGTTCGGCGAACACATCGACCCCGTCGAGTTCGACTTCGACGGCTACGACGGAGAGTACTTCGAGTCACTGTGTGACCGCGTGTTGGCAGACCAGCGCCAGGGCATGGGCTATATAATCAAGAGCGCGGGGACGCTGGGCGGCGGGAACCACTTTGTCGAGTTCGGTCAGGCCCGCGAGTCGGGTGACTACTGGCTGGTCATCCACAGCGGTTCCCGGTATCTGGGCAAGTCCGTCGCCGAGTACTGGCAGTCGACGGCGACGGACCGCCGAACAATCGGCGAGATCCGCGATCAGATTCCCGAAGAGTACGTCGAGTATCTGAAGTTTGACCCCGATACAGTCGAATCCCGCGACCTCTACGCCTGGGTCACTGGCGGCATGGGTGAGTCCTACATCCGGAAGGACCGCCTCCGCCGCGAACTGGATGGCAAGGAAATCGAGAACGCCTTCGACGCGCTGGGACAGGTCCAAGACGCCATCCACAGTAGCGACGACGAGGACCGCAACACGGACTTAGACTGGTTGGAGGGTCGCGAGGCCCACGGCTACCTCGTCGATATGCTGTTCGCCCAGCAGTACGCCCGCTGGAACCGCGAACTGATGAGCGATGCCGTCTGTGACGCGCTGGGAGTCGACCCCGTCGACCGCTTCCAGTCAATTCACAACTACATCGACTTCCGCGACCTGACCATCCGCAAGGGGGCAACCCCGGCCCGCGACGGACAGCGGTTGCTGGTCCCGTTCAACATGGCCGATGGGTCGATTATTGCACGCGGGAAGGGCAACGACGAGTACCACCAGACAGCGCCACACGGCGCGGGTCGCGTGATGAGCCGGCGGCGGGCTCACAGCGTGGTCGATATGGACGAGTTCGCCGAAGCGATGGACGGCATCTACTCGGAGTCCGTCATCAAAGGCGTCCGGGACGAAGCGCCGATGGCGTACAAGGACGCCGACGCGATACTCTCGGCCATCCAGCCCACCGCCAAGGTCGTCGAGTACGTCGACGCCGTCCATAATCTGAAGGCAACTGAGTGA
- a CDS encoding PKD domain-containing protein produces the protein MSATGHARETPPSAGRRRWWLPVLAVFLLLPLLIAVASGTAAAEDTESPEWGNATRGNATTIEVSLYDDGGSLDTGTIQATDFELTAGRVENVSVASINASGANRTGVRVSLLLDKKLDTDNVTVSLRDTGSITDEAGNELPRESVTVTGMDSVVPKYQSFEVSRINSSTARISVGIHEPIQQLRVSVGGPSIDTLNLSGFTERTGNTVTYTRTYTFPEEGKYSLLLMSVTDENGNGNSFSRQQTFLYDDSAPNVTITGPENTTVGKSVTFSAAETTDDQGVDSVRWQVGSDTILTGKNITVAFASPGSHEVTVTAADSLGNTATVTRIVSVMGNGTSGNVTVRQLNATTANVSLNGTGQTQRIQPPQGALVTGQNGTLERLAVSFPRNESATLTIRSRRPGPAFAAATGHTGVSQFDVDHGSVRAEDATFTFTVDRDALAAVGAEPDAVTLYRNSDGWTPLTTDIAGRSESHIIYRADAPGLSTFVVGIEQTAATDMDAEAATTDSEPSPSEPATTEIRTAESGQPDIVVTNATAAPSTLSPGDRTVITVELENRGTASGDHNVIVALNTSILTTRTVTVPAGEARTTEFARSVPENRTGELTVDGQRVGNVTGDSGGLPIPALPSIGVPNPLSLWPDGIVGTVLGGLLGVAVGLYSVLKALAIYLGY, from the coding sequence ATGAGTGCCACCGGTCACGCCCGAGAGACGCCGCCGTCGGCCGGGCGTCGTCGCTGGTGGCTGCCGGTTCTCGCCGTGTTTCTTTTGCTCCCGCTGCTTATTGCAGTCGCTTCTGGCACGGCCGCGGCCGAAGACACCGAGTCGCCGGAGTGGGGCAATGCGACGCGGGGTAACGCCACGACTATCGAGGTGTCCCTGTACGACGACGGCGGGTCGCTGGACACGGGTACGATTCAGGCGACGGATTTCGAGCTAACTGCGGGCCGAGTGGAGAACGTCTCGGTCGCATCGATCAACGCCTCCGGAGCAAACAGGACCGGAGTACGCGTCTCGCTGTTGCTGGACAAAAAGCTGGACACGGACAACGTCACCGTCAGCCTCCGTGACACCGGCAGTATCACCGATGAGGCGGGGAATGAACTGCCCCGGGAGTCAGTTACTGTCACCGGAATGGACTCCGTCGTGCCGAAGTATCAGTCGTTCGAGGTCAGCCGTATCAATAGCTCCACCGCCCGCATCTCTGTCGGGATTCACGAACCGATACAGCAGCTCCGAGTCTCTGTCGGTGGCCCGTCGATAGACACACTCAATCTCTCGGGGTTCACCGAACGCACCGGTAACACGGTCACATATACACGAACGTACACATTCCCGGAGGAAGGCAAGTATTCGCTGCTTCTGATGTCGGTGACCGACGAGAACGGAAACGGGAACTCCTTTAGCCGGCAGCAGACGTTCCTCTATGACGACTCCGCGCCGAACGTCACCATCACCGGGCCAGAGAACACGACGGTTGGCAAGTCGGTGACCTTCTCGGCGGCGGAGACGACAGACGACCAGGGCGTTGATTCGGTTCGGTGGCAGGTGGGGAGCGACACGATTCTGACCGGCAAGAACATTACCGTGGCCTTCGCTTCGCCCGGCAGCCACGAAGTCACGGTGACGGCTGCGGATTCGCTCGGAAACACGGCGACAGTAACCAGAATCGTTTCTGTGATGGGGAATGGAACAAGCGGGAACGTAACCGTACGGCAATTGAACGCAACAACAGCGAACGTGTCGCTGAACGGGACTGGCCAGACACAGCGAATTCAGCCCCCACAAGGGGCACTCGTCACCGGCCAGAACGGCACGCTAGAGCGGCTTGCCGTGTCGTTCCCGCGGAACGAATCCGCAACACTCACTATCCGTTCCCGCCGGCCCGGGCCGGCGTTCGCTGCTGCGACCGGTCACACCGGCGTCAGCCAGTTCGACGTTGACCATGGCTCCGTCCGGGCCGAGGACGCGACGTTCACATTTACTGTGGACCGTGATGCGCTGGCGGCGGTCGGTGCGGAACCCGATGCCGTGACACTGTACCGGAACAGCGACGGGTGGACGCCCCTGACAACTGATATCGCCGGCCGGAGCGAGTCACACATCATCTACCGGGCTGACGCTCCGGGCCTCTCGACGTTCGTCGTCGGAATCGAACAAACGGCAGCAACAGACATGGATGCGGAGGCGGCGACAACCGACTCGGAACCGTCGCCGTCTGAACCAGCAACGACCGAGATACGGACAGCAGAGTCCGGGCAGCCGGACATCGTGGTTACGAACGCTACGGCCGCTCCATCGACGCTCAGTCCCGGCGACCGGACTGTCATTACTGTCGAACTGGAAAACCGGGGCACTGCGAGCGGCGACCACAACGTAATCGTCGCGCTCAACACCTCGATACTGACAACGCGGACGGTCACCGTCCCTGCTGGCGAGGCGCGAACGACGGAGTTCGCCCGCTCCGTTCCGGAAAACAGGACTGGCGAGCTGACGGTCGACGGGCAGCGCGTCGGGAACGTGACTGGTGATAGCGGTGGCCTCCCGATTCCAGCGCTCCCCTCGATTGGCGTTCCGAACCCGCTCTCGCTGTGGCCTGACGGCATCGTCGGAACCGTCCTCGGTGGACTACTGGGCGTCGCTGTCGGGCTGTACAGCGTTCTCAAAGCGCTGGCGATCTATCTCGGCTACTGA
- a CDS encoding DoxX family membrane protein, with protein MSYQAANPLADDFELELGGAWTAYWLAFLRVVTGWWFFHAGVTKLIEDGLAYSYGPMYLKQMTGTALGPIPVLMGEHLGWVIQAMVPLGETLIGLGLMVGALVRLASVFGVFFMSLFWIGNAGFGHGLVNSDFMGLLLFMTMIVLATGRYYGLDAIIEKTTLVKRHPKLRYLLG; from the coding sequence ATGTCCTATCAAGCGGCGAACCCCCTGGCAGACGACTTCGAGCTCGAGCTCGGCGGGGCCTGGACCGCATACTGGCTGGCGTTCCTGCGTGTCGTAACCGGCTGGTGGTTCTTCCACGCAGGCGTAACGAAACTCATCGAAGACGGGCTGGCCTACAGCTACGGGCCGATGTATCTCAAGCAGATGACTGGCACGGCACTCGGTCCGATCCCCGTGCTGATGGGCGAACACTTGGGCTGGGTCATTCAGGCGATGGTCCCGCTCGGAGAGACGCTCATCGGGCTCGGACTGATGGTCGGCGCGCTAGTCAGGCTCGCATCCGTGTTCGGGGTCTTCTTCATGTCCCTGTTCTGGATCGGCAACGCGGGCTTCGGCCACGGGCTGGTCAACAGCGACTTCATGGGCCTGCTGCTGTTCATGACGATGATCGTGCTGGCCACCGGTCGCTACTACGGCCTCGACGCGATCATCGAGAAGACCACACTGGTCAAACGACACCCGAAACTCAGGTACCTGCTCGGCTAA